In Tachyglossus aculeatus isolate mTacAcu1 chromosome 10, mTacAcu1.pri, whole genome shotgun sequence, the following proteins share a genomic window:
- the NR1H2 gene encoding oxysterols receptor LXR-beta isoform X2, translating into MSVSAGDAPEAPLPGDGDPQHGPPPSSPSSPRPIKEEGAEPWQGAGGPDFDFQGTDGEGSACSVVEEPERKRKKGPAPKMLGHELCSVCGDKASGFHYNVLSCEGCKGFFRRSVIKGAAGRYTCKGGGACQMDTYMRRKCQECRLRKCHQAGMREHCVLSEEQIRKKKIQKQQQQQPSLSGASRGAAEGGGSPGAGAGPEAGGEAGSRLLAAAPGGVQLTPAQETMIQQLVAAQLQCNKRSFSDQPKVTPWPLGADPQSREARQQRFAHFTELAIISVQEIVDFAKQVPGFLQLSREDQIVLLKASTIEIMLLETARRYNHETECITFLKDFTYSKDDFHRAGLQVEFINPIFEFSRAMRRLGLDDAEYALLIAINIFSADRPNVQEPARVEALQTPYVEALLSYTRIKHPQDQLRFPRMLMKLVSLRTLSSVHSEQVFALRLQDKKLPPLLSEIWDVHE; encoded by the exons ATGTCCGTGTCGGCCGGCGACGCCCCCGAGGCCCCACTGCCCG gCGATGGCGACCCGCAGCACGGGccgcccccctccagcccctcctccccgcGGCCGATAAAGGAGGAGGGGGCCGAGCCCTGGCAGGGAGCGGGGGGCCCGGACTTTGACTTCCAAGGCACCGACGGGGAGGGCTCGGCCTGTAGCGTCG tggaggagccggaacgGAAGCGAAAGAAGGGCCCGGCCCCGAAGATGCTGGGCCACGAGCTCTGTAGCGTGTGCGGAGACAAGGCCTCCGGCTTCCACTACAACGTGCTGAGCTGCGAAGGGTGTAAGGGCTTTTTCCGCCGCAGCGTCATCAAAGGGGCCGCCGGGCGCTACACCTGCAAGGGGGGCGGAGCCTGCCAGATGGACACCTACATGAGGCGCAAGTGCCAGGAGTGCCGCCTGCGCAAGTGCCACCAAGCCGGCATGCGGGAGCATT GTGTGCTGTCCGAGGAGCAGATCCGGAAGAAGAAaatccagaagcagcagcagcagcagccgtcaCTTAGCGGGGCCTCGCGGGGTGCGGCCGAGGGCGGGGGCTCCCCGGGAGCCGGAGCCGGGCCCGAGGCTGGGGGCGAGGCGGGGTCGCGGCTGCTGGCCGCGGCTCCCGGGGGCGTCCAGCTAACCCCGGCGCAGGAGACCATGATCCAGCAGCTTGTGGCCGCCCAGCTACAGTGCAACAAGCGCTCGTTCTccgaccagcccaaagtcacg CCTTGGCCTCTGGGGGCCGACCCCCAGAGCCGGGAAGCGCGCCAGCAGCGGTTCGCCCACTTCACCGAGCTCGCCATCATCTCCGTCCAGGAGATCGTTGACTTCGCCAAGCAGGTCCCGGGCTTCCTGCAGCTGTCGCGGGAGGACCAGATCGTCCTGCTCAAGGCCTCCACTATCGAG aTCATGCTGCTGGAGACGGCACGACGCTACAACCACGAGACAGAGTGTATCACGTTCCTCAAAGATTTTACCTATAGCAAAGATGACTTCCACCGAGCCG GCCTCCAGGTGGAATTCATCAACCCCATCTTCGAGTTCTCGCGGGCGATGCGGCGCCTGGGCCTGGACGACGCCGAGTACGCGCTCCTCATCGCCATTAACATTTTCTCCGCCGACCGGCCCAACGTGCAGGAGCCAGCCCGCGTGGAGGCCCTGCAGACCCCCTACGTGGAGGCCCTGCTGTCCTACACGCGCATCAAGCACCCCCAG GACCAGCTGCGCTTCCCCCGGATGCTGATGAAGCTGGTCAGTTTGCGGACACTCAGCTCCGTCCACTCGGAGCAGGTCTTTGCACTGCGCCTGCAGGACAAGAAGCTGCCGCCGCTGCTGTCCGAGATCTGGGACGTTCACGAGTAA
- the NR1H2 gene encoding oxysterols receptor LXR-beta isoform X3, with protein MSVSAGDAPEAPLPVEEPERKRKKGPAPKMLGHELCSVCGDKASGFHYNVLSCEGCKGFFRRSVIKGAAGRYTCKGGGACQMDTYMRRKCQECRLRKCHQAGMREHCVLSEEQIRKKKIQKQQQQQPSLSGASRGAAEGGGSPGAGAGPEAGGEAGSRLLAAAPGGVQLTPAQETMIQQLVAAQLQCNKRSFSDQPKVTPWPLGADPQSREARQQRFAHFTELAIISVQEIVDFAKQVPGFLQLSREDQIVLLKASTIEIMLLETARRYNHETECITFLKDFTYSKDDFHRAGLQVEFINPIFEFSRAMRRLGLDDAEYALLIAINIFSADRPNVQEPARVEALQTPYVEALLSYTRIKHPQDQLRFPRMLMKLVSLRTLSSVHSEQVFALRLQDKKLPPLLSEIWDVHE; from the exons ATGTCCGTGTCGGCCGGCGACGCCCCCGAGGCCCCACTGCCCG tggaggagccggaacgGAAGCGAAAGAAGGGCCCGGCCCCGAAGATGCTGGGCCACGAGCTCTGTAGCGTGTGCGGAGACAAGGCCTCCGGCTTCCACTACAACGTGCTGAGCTGCGAAGGGTGTAAGGGCTTTTTCCGCCGCAGCGTCATCAAAGGGGCCGCCGGGCGCTACACCTGCAAGGGGGGCGGAGCCTGCCAGATGGACACCTACATGAGGCGCAAGTGCCAGGAGTGCCGCCTGCGCAAGTGCCACCAAGCCGGCATGCGGGAGCATT GTGTGCTGTCCGAGGAGCAGATCCGGAAGAAGAAaatccagaagcagcagcagcagcagccgtcaCTTAGCGGGGCCTCGCGGGGTGCGGCCGAGGGCGGGGGCTCCCCGGGAGCCGGAGCCGGGCCCGAGGCTGGGGGCGAGGCGGGGTCGCGGCTGCTGGCCGCGGCTCCCGGGGGCGTCCAGCTAACCCCGGCGCAGGAGACCATGATCCAGCAGCTTGTGGCCGCCCAGCTACAGTGCAACAAGCGCTCGTTCTccgaccagcccaaagtcacg CCTTGGCCTCTGGGGGCCGACCCCCAGAGCCGGGAAGCGCGCCAGCAGCGGTTCGCCCACTTCACCGAGCTCGCCATCATCTCCGTCCAGGAGATCGTTGACTTCGCCAAGCAGGTCCCGGGCTTCCTGCAGCTGTCGCGGGAGGACCAGATCGTCCTGCTCAAGGCCTCCACTATCGAG aTCATGCTGCTGGAGACGGCACGACGCTACAACCACGAGACAGAGTGTATCACGTTCCTCAAAGATTTTACCTATAGCAAAGATGACTTCCACCGAGCCG GCCTCCAGGTGGAATTCATCAACCCCATCTTCGAGTTCTCGCGGGCGATGCGGCGCCTGGGCCTGGACGACGCCGAGTACGCGCTCCTCATCGCCATTAACATTTTCTCCGCCGACCGGCCCAACGTGCAGGAGCCAGCCCGCGTGGAGGCCCTGCAGACCCCCTACGTGGAGGCCCTGCTGTCCTACACGCGCATCAAGCACCCCCAG GACCAGCTGCGCTTCCCCCGGATGCTGATGAAGCTGGTCAGTTTGCGGACACTCAGCTCCGTCCACTCGGAGCAGGTCTTTGCACTGCGCCTGCAGGACAAGAAGCTGCCGCCGCTGCTGTCCGAGATCTGGGACGTTCACGAGTAA
- the NR1H2 gene encoding oxysterols receptor LXR-beta isoform X1 encodes MATAQGPLTHHRHLSSLRPDYFVPSPPPGDGDPQHGPPPSSPSSPRPIKEEGAEPWQGAGGPDFDFQGTDGEGSACSVVEEPERKRKKGPAPKMLGHELCSVCGDKASGFHYNVLSCEGCKGFFRRSVIKGAAGRYTCKGGGACQMDTYMRRKCQECRLRKCHQAGMREHCVLSEEQIRKKKIQKQQQQQPSLSGASRGAAEGGGSPGAGAGPEAGGEAGSRLLAAAPGGVQLTPAQETMIQQLVAAQLQCNKRSFSDQPKVTPWPLGADPQSREARQQRFAHFTELAIISVQEIVDFAKQVPGFLQLSREDQIVLLKASTIEIMLLETARRYNHETECITFLKDFTYSKDDFHRAGLQVEFINPIFEFSRAMRRLGLDDAEYALLIAINIFSADRPNVQEPARVEALQTPYVEALLSYTRIKHPQDQLRFPRMLMKLVSLRTLSSVHSEQVFALRLQDKKLPPLLSEIWDVHE; translated from the exons ATGGCAACAGCCCAGGGACCACTCACCCATCACCGCCACCTTTCCTCCCTTCGTCCCGACTACTTcgtcccttccccccctccaggCGATGGCGACCCGCAGCACGGGccgcccccctccagcccctcctccccgcGGCCGATAAAGGAGGAGGGGGCCGAGCCCTGGCAGGGAGCGGGGGGCCCGGACTTTGACTTCCAAGGCACCGACGGGGAGGGCTCGGCCTGTAGCGTCG tggaggagccggaacgGAAGCGAAAGAAGGGCCCGGCCCCGAAGATGCTGGGCCACGAGCTCTGTAGCGTGTGCGGAGACAAGGCCTCCGGCTTCCACTACAACGTGCTGAGCTGCGAAGGGTGTAAGGGCTTTTTCCGCCGCAGCGTCATCAAAGGGGCCGCCGGGCGCTACACCTGCAAGGGGGGCGGAGCCTGCCAGATGGACACCTACATGAGGCGCAAGTGCCAGGAGTGCCGCCTGCGCAAGTGCCACCAAGCCGGCATGCGGGAGCATT GTGTGCTGTCCGAGGAGCAGATCCGGAAGAAGAAaatccagaagcagcagcagcagcagccgtcaCTTAGCGGGGCCTCGCGGGGTGCGGCCGAGGGCGGGGGCTCCCCGGGAGCCGGAGCCGGGCCCGAGGCTGGGGGCGAGGCGGGGTCGCGGCTGCTGGCCGCGGCTCCCGGGGGCGTCCAGCTAACCCCGGCGCAGGAGACCATGATCCAGCAGCTTGTGGCCGCCCAGCTACAGTGCAACAAGCGCTCGTTCTccgaccagcccaaagtcacg CCTTGGCCTCTGGGGGCCGACCCCCAGAGCCGGGAAGCGCGCCAGCAGCGGTTCGCCCACTTCACCGAGCTCGCCATCATCTCCGTCCAGGAGATCGTTGACTTCGCCAAGCAGGTCCCGGGCTTCCTGCAGCTGTCGCGGGAGGACCAGATCGTCCTGCTCAAGGCCTCCACTATCGAG aTCATGCTGCTGGAGACGGCACGACGCTACAACCACGAGACAGAGTGTATCACGTTCCTCAAAGATTTTACCTATAGCAAAGATGACTTCCACCGAGCCG GCCTCCAGGTGGAATTCATCAACCCCATCTTCGAGTTCTCGCGGGCGATGCGGCGCCTGGGCCTGGACGACGCCGAGTACGCGCTCCTCATCGCCATTAACATTTTCTCCGCCGACCGGCCCAACGTGCAGGAGCCAGCCCGCGTGGAGGCCCTGCAGACCCCCTACGTGGAGGCCCTGCTGTCCTACACGCGCATCAAGCACCCCCAG GACCAGCTGCGCTTCCCCCGGATGCTGATGAAGCTGGTCAGTTTGCGGACACTCAGCTCCGTCCACTCGGAGCAGGTCTTTGCACTGCGCCTGCAGGACAAGAAGCTGCCGCCGCTGCTGTCCGAGATCTGGGACGTTCACGAGTAA
- the TEX51 gene encoding testis-expressed protein 51 yields the protein MMEVLMLLWFLLCSLPTPGEASLCLQCWEGLVEYDLEILLKGVTPGRSGTPGNLAHRLHTFLMDQKAPPKPLFLDQDRLEWEMAKLFSQLDTGIQGNQGGEEALSSVVATQGQKFVQHLWEASEELKAEACSPSCRPTFLVDVTNCNNCQRSNMTCGNPALCPESSLPQIIGGVVAGLCVLAAAAGLGFYFLLWKRRHRDLKETKEATEGPGEAGPGGADGKMNVK from the exons ATGATGGAGGTCCTGATGTTGCTGTGGTTTCTCCTCTGTTCCCTGCCGACCCCCGGGGAGGCCTCACTCTGTCTCCAGTGCTGGGAGGGACTGGTAGAGTACGATCTGGAGATCCTGTTGAAGGGGGTTACGCCGGGACGCTCGGGGACTCCCGGCAACCTGGCCCATCGCCTCCACACCTTCCTCATGGACCAGAAGGCTCCACCCAAACCCCTCTTCCTCG ATCAGGATCGGCTGGAGTGGGAAATGGCTAAACTGTTCAGCCAGCTGGACACCGGAATCCAGGGAAACCAGGGGG GTGAGGAGGCTCTGAGTTCGGTGGTGGCGACTCAGGGACAGAAATTCGTTCAGCATCTCTGGGAGGCGTCAGAAGAGCTGAAAGCAGAGG CCTGCAGCCCATCCTGCC GGCCTACTTTCCTGGTAGACGTGACCAACTGTAACAACTGCCAGCGAAGCAACATGACCTGTGGGAACCCCGCCCTCTGTCCAG AATCTTCGCTGCCTCAGATCATCGGCGGAGTAGTGGCCGGACTTTGTGTTCTCGCGGCAGCGGCTGGACTCGG CTTTTATTTCCTCCTATGGAAGCGGAGGCATAGGGACCTCAAGGAGACAAAAGAGGCGACAGAGGGGCCTGGGGAGGCTGGCCCGGGTGGGGCGGATGGCAAGATGAACGTGAAATAA
- the LOC119932868 gene encoding collagen alpha-4(IV) chain-like produces the protein MGWLGCRGGKGASRNPGDRGGAGWGCEGDEGGRKGGQAPSGKGRHRVAELGKEDEPEAEVRGASPEPGPPDVAAATAAPEGRGPGTHVRHGDARVCDVADAMVSGLAMAVGVLTALSLGLPGVPLWGWGCRRTGGGPV, from the exons ATGGGCTGGCTGGGAtgccggggagggaagggggcgagtCGCAATcccggag ACAGGGGTGGGGCGGGATGGGGCTGTGAGggtgatgagggagggaggaagggcgggcAGGCTCCATCAGGTAAAGGCAGACACAGAGTTGCCGAGCTCGGCAAAGAGGATGAGCCGGAGGCTGAGGTGCGCGGGGCATCCCCTGAACCCGGGCCCCCCGATGTTGCTGCCGCCACTGCTGCTCCTGAGGGTCGCGGCCCAGGCACCCACGTCAGACACGGGGATGCTCGTGTTTGTGACGTTG CAGACGCCATGGTGTCCGGCCTAGCCATGGCTGTCGGGGTCCTGACTGCGCTGAGCCTGGGGCTGCCGGGGGTCCCGCTGTGGGGATGGGGCTGCCGCCGGACGGGCGGAGGACCCGTCTGA